In Thermobaculum terrenum ATCC BAA-798, the DNA window TCCATCTGGATGGCATCACAGGCTGTGGAGATATCCTCTTTAGTAAAGTACCCTAGGTGTCCCAGCCTGATAATCCTCCCAGAGAGTTCGGCTTGCCCTCCGCCTACTATGACTCCGTGTTTATCTCGCAAGTTATTCTTGAAGGCTTTACCATCTATACCTTCAGGGACTTTGATAGCCGTAACTGTGTTGGAAGCATAGCGCTCATCAGCAAATAGCTCTAACCCCATTTCTTTTATACGATTCCTCGTATAAGCCCCTGCTTCAGCATGCCTCTCCCATATAGCCTCAAGTCCTTCTCGCATCATCAAATCTAGAGCAACTTCCAAGGCATAGAAAAGACTTACAGCAGGAGTGTAAGGTGTCTGACCCTTCTCGAGCGAGGATTTTGCTGCCCTGAAATCCCAGTAATACCTGGGAAGCTTTGCAGCCTGAACAGCTTGCCATGCACGCTCACTGACGCTAACCATGACCATACCCGGTGGTATCATCCAAGCCTTCTGGGATCCTGAAACCACAACATCCAGGCCCCATTCATCTGTCAGAACAGGGATAGCCCCCATAGAACTCACAGCATCTACCAAAAGCAGCAGGTTTCTTTCCTTTACTATAGTTGCCAGATCCTTGAGAGGATTAGTAACGCCTGTTGAAGTTTCGTTATGGGTAATCAATACTGCCTTCACGTCAGGGTTTTCATCGAGAGCCTGGCGGAGTTGCTCAGGATCAACAGCTCTACCCTTGGGTATGGAGACACGTCGCACATCAAGTCCAAAGGTCTCGGCTATCTTGGCGAACCTGTCACCGAAAACTCCTATACTAACAGCCAGTACTGGATCCCGTGGCGACAAAGTGTTTACAATCGCCGCTTCCAATCCCCCGGTACCCGAAGCGGGAAATATTAACACATCTCCCTTTGTACAGTAGAAATACTTGAGCGACTCGGTGCACTGATTTAGAATATTGGCGAATTCCGGTCCTCTATGGTCTATCATGTCCCTGTGCATCGCTGCTTGCACTTGTGCAGGCAAAGGGGTTGGCCCCGGAATTCTTAGGTTCTGACGCATAACACTCATTCTCCTAATAAAGATGCACGCTTTCACTATTATAAGAGATTACACATGCTATTAGTTATCACGACACAACTATCAGAGCTTATG includes these proteins:
- a CDS encoding pyridoxal-phosphate-dependent aminotransferase family protein, coding for MRQNLRIPGPTPLPAQVQAAMHRDMIDHRGPEFANILNQCTESLKYFYCTKGDVLIFPASGTGGLEAAIVNTLSPRDPVLAVSIGVFGDRFAKIAETFGLDVRRVSIPKGRAVDPEQLRQALDENPDVKAVLITHNETSTGVTNPLKDLATIVKERNLLLLVDAVSSMGAIPVLTDEWGLDVVVSGSQKAWMIPPGMVMVSVSERAWQAVQAAKLPRYYWDFRAAKSSLEKGQTPYTPAVSLFYALEVALDLMMREGLEAIWERHAEAGAYTRNRIKEMGLELFADERYASNTVTAIKVPEGIDGKAFKNNLRDKHGVIVGGGQAELSGRIIRLGHLGYFTKEDISTACDAIQMELESLKVAP